A stretch of Mesorhizobium sp. M2A.F.Ca.ET.046.03.2.1 DNA encodes these proteins:
- a CDS encoding DEAD/DEAH box helicase, producing the protein MSSFEMIVPALAEALEKRGYSALTPVQKAVLEPELGEADALVSAQTGSGKTVAFGLAVAPTLLGDAQRFTAAGAPLGLVVAPTRELALQVRRELEWLYELTGAQIASCVGGMDMRTERRALERGAHIVVGTPGRLRDHITRGALDMSALKAVVLDEADEMLDLGFREDLEFILDSAPAERRTLMFSATVPRSIATLAQGYQREAVRISAGGEEKQHLDIEYRALSVAPADRENAIINVLRYYEAANAMVFCNTRAAVNHLTARFNNRNFAVVALSGELSQNERSHALQAMRDGRAKVCIATDVAARGIDLPNLDLVIHADLPSNTETLLHRSGRTGRAGRKGVSALIVPGNARRRTERLLANAGLTATWASPPSADEVLRRDDERILADPSFSEPVKDEERDFAAALLERHGAELVAAAFVRLCRGSRSAPEDLIDVAPFAPSKEKFARREDAPARRDDFGDSVWFSLSVGRRQNAEPRWLIPMLCRTAGMSKREIGAIKMQPEETFVQIAADWADRFVAAIGPDRKLQGSIAVRRIDGTPDLSRAGYQPPKPDKKPHRGKRPFDQGAPGFEKRAPDERPGGDAKPWAKKPGKAKFEKPKFDRPKFDGPRSGQPEKRKKQKKRPA; encoded by the coding sequence ATGTCCAGTTTCGAGATGATCGTTCCTGCGCTGGCAGAAGCGCTGGAAAAGCGCGGTTATTCGGCGCTGACGCCGGTGCAGAAGGCGGTGCTGGAGCCTGAGCTTGGCGAGGCCGACGCGCTGGTATCGGCGCAGACCGGGTCCGGCAAGACTGTCGCCTTCGGCCTTGCCGTGGCGCCGACCCTGCTTGGCGACGCTCAGCGTTTCACCGCTGCCGGCGCGCCGCTGGGCCTGGTGGTGGCGCCGACGCGCGAGCTGGCGCTGCAGGTGCGGCGCGAGCTCGAATGGCTCTATGAGCTGACCGGCGCGCAGATCGCCTCCTGCGTCGGCGGCATGGACATGCGCACCGAGCGGCGCGCGCTGGAGCGCGGCGCTCATATCGTCGTCGGCACGCCCGGCCGACTGCGCGACCACATCACGCGCGGCGCGCTCGACATGTCGGCGCTGAAGGCCGTGGTGCTGGACGAGGCCGACGAGATGCTCGACCTCGGTTTCCGCGAGGACCTCGAATTCATCCTCGACTCAGCACCCGCCGAGCGCCGCACGCTGATGTTTTCGGCCACCGTGCCGCGCTCCATCGCGACGCTTGCGCAGGGCTATCAGCGCGAGGCCGTGCGCATCTCGGCCGGCGGCGAGGAAAAGCAGCATCTCGACATCGAATACCGGGCGCTTTCCGTCGCGCCCGCCGATCGCGAGAACGCCATCATCAATGTGCTGCGCTATTACGAGGCCGCCAATGCGATGGTGTTCTGCAACACTCGCGCGGCGGTGAACCACCTCACCGCGCGCTTCAACAACCGCAATTTCGCCGTCGTGGCGCTGTCCGGCGAGCTCAGCCAGAACGAGCGCAGCCATGCCCTGCAGGCGATGCGCGACGGTCGCGCCAAGGTCTGCATCGCAACGGACGTCGCTGCGCGCGGCATCGACCTGCCCAATCTCGATCTCGTCATCCATGCCGACCTGCCGAGCAATACGGAGACGCTGCTGCATCGCAGCGGCCGTACCGGACGCGCCGGCCGCAAGGGGGTGAGCGCACTGATCGTGCCGGGCAATGCGCGCCGGCGCACCGAGCGGCTGCTCGCCAATGCCGGCCTGACCGCGACCTGGGCAAGCCCGCCCTCGGCCGACGAGGTGCTGCGGCGTGACGACGAGCGCATCCTGGCCGACCCGTCCTTCAGCGAGCCGGTGAAGGACGAGGAGCGCGACTTTGCCGCGGCACTTCTCGAGCGGCACGGCGCTGAGCTGGTGGCTGCTGCCTTCGTGCGGCTTTGCCGCGGCAGCCGGTCGGCGCCGGAAGACCTGATCGACGTCGCGCCGTTTGCGCCGTCAAAGGAGAAGTTCGCGCGCCGGGAAGACGCACCAGCCCGCCGCGACGATTTCGGTGACAGCGTCTGGTTCTCGCTCTCGGTCGGCCGCCGGCAGAATGCCGAGCCGCGCTGGCTGATCCCGATGCTGTGCCGCACCGCCGGCATGTCCAAGCGCGAGATCGGCGCCATCAAGATGCAGCCGGAGGAGACCTTCGTGCAGATCGCCGCCGACTGGGCCGACCGCTTCGTCGCCGCGATCGGCCCCGACCGCAAGCTGCAGGGCAGCATCGCGGTGAGGCGCATCGACGGCACGCCCGACCTGTCGCGCGCCGGCTACCAGCCGCCGAAGCCGGACAAGAAGCCGCATCGCGGCAAGCGGCCTTTCGACCAGGGTGCACCCGGGTTCGAGAAGCGAGCGCCGGACGAGCGGCCCGGTGGCGACGCGAAACCCTGGGCGAAGAAGCCCGGCAAGGCGAAGTTCGAGAAGCCAAAGTTCGATCGGCCAAAGTTCGATGGGCCGAGATCCGGCCAGCCGGAAAAGCGCAAGAAGCAGAAGAAGCGGCCAGCGTAG
- a CDS encoding aspartate-semialdehyde dehydrogenase codes for MSFKVAVVGATGNVGREMLNILDERGFPVSEVVALASRRSQGTEVSFGDRTLKVKALDTYDFSDTDLCVMSAGGNVSKEWSPKIGKQGCVVIDNSSAFRYDPDVPLIVPEVNPDAVSLFSRKNIIANPNCSTAQLVVALKPLHDVATIKRVVVATYQSVSGAGKEGMDELFTQTRAVFVADLVDVKKFTKRIAFNVIPQIDVFLDDGSTKEEWKMVAETKKMLDPKIKLTATCVRVPVFIGHSEAVNIEFEKPITADEAREILREAPGCQVLDKRENGGYITPLESAGEDATFISRIREDSTIDNGLSMWVVSDNLRKGAALNAVQIAELLVERGLIQPKKKAA; via the coding sequence ATGAGTTTCAAGGTTGCGGTAGTCGGCGCCACGGGCAATGTGGGCCGCGAAATGCTCAACATTCTGGACGAGCGCGGCTTCCCGGTGAGCGAAGTGGTGGCGCTGGCGTCGCGGCGCAGCCAGGGCACCGAAGTGTCCTTCGGCGACCGCACGCTGAAGGTCAAGGCGCTCGACACCTACGATTTTTCCGACACCGACCTCTGCGTCATGTCGGCCGGCGGCAACGTCTCCAAGGAATGGTCTCCCAAGATCGGCAAGCAGGGCTGCGTCGTCATCGATAATTCGTCGGCCTTCCGCTATGACCCGGACGTGCCGCTGATCGTGCCGGAGGTGAACCCGGACGCGGTCTCGCTGTTCTCGCGCAAGAACATCATCGCCAATCCGAACTGCTCGACGGCGCAGCTGGTCGTCGCGCTGAAGCCGCTGCATGACGTCGCCACCATCAAGCGCGTCGTCGTCGCCACCTACCAGTCGGTGTCGGGCGCCGGCAAGGAAGGCATGGACGAGCTGTTCACGCAGACCCGCGCGGTGTTCGTCGCCGACCTGGTCGACGTCAAGAAGTTCACCAAGCGCATTGCCTTCAACGTCATCCCGCAAATCGACGTTTTCCTCGATGACGGCTCCACCAAGGAAGAGTGGAAGATGGTGGCCGAGACCAAGAAGATGCTCGACCCCAAGATTAAGCTGACGGCGACCTGCGTGCGCGTGCCGGTCTTCATCGGCCATTCGGAAGCGGTCAACATCGAGTTCGAGAAGCCGATCACGGCGGACGAGGCGCGCGAGATCCTGCGCGAAGCGCCGGGATGCCAGGTGCTCGATAAGCGCGAGAACGGCGGCTACATCACGCCGCTGGAATCGGCCGGCGAGGACGCCACCTTCATCTCGCGCATCCGCGAGGATTCGACCATCGACAACGGCCTGTCGATGTGGGTCGTCTCCGACAATCTGCGCAAGGGCGCGGCGCTCAACGCCGTGCAGATCGCCGAGCTGCTGGTCGAGCGCGGCCTGATCCAGCCGAAGAAGAAGGCGGCGTAG
- a CDS encoding type II toxin-antitoxin system prevent-host-death family antitoxin has translation MPRSGGSYSTSELSRKSGDIIAEALRRPVTITQRNKPRLVLLNIEDYARLVRQSDSRSAGTIETMSDSLFADFESAVEAYAQEDETGRT, from the coding sequence ATGCCCCGTTCAGGTGGTTCCTATTCCACGAGCGAGCTTTCCCGGAAGTCCGGCGACATTATCGCCGAGGCCCTGCGCCGTCCGGTGACGATTACCCAGCGCAACAAACCCCGTCTCGTGCTTCTCAACATCGAGGATTACGCGCGGCTGGTGCGCCAGTCAGATAGCCGCTCTGCCGGTACAATCGAGACCATGTCTGACAGCCTCTTCGCCGATTTCGAGAGCGCGGTCGAAGCCTATGCGCAGGAGGATGAAACGGGGCGGACATGA
- a CDS encoding ACT domain-containing protein: MNGETDLQKLLASMTPRLYSDIYVFATLAPGMPVAAGLEPVMQFREREGTTMILAESQAKAAGLAGTFRCRMITLDIHSSLQAVGFLAAITAKLAAADMGVNPVSAFYHDHLFVPADRAEEALAILGQLAAESGA, from the coding sequence ATGAACGGCGAGACGGACCTGCAGAAGCTGCTGGCATCGATGACGCCGCGGCTTTACTCGGATATCTATGTATTCGCCACGTTGGCACCTGGCATGCCGGTTGCGGCGGGGCTCGAGCCCGTCATGCAATTTCGCGAGCGCGAGGGCACGACGATGATCCTGGCCGAAAGCCAGGCAAAGGCGGCCGGCCTTGCCGGAACGTTCCGTTGCCGGATGATCACGCTCGACATCCACTCCTCGCTCCAAGCCGTCGGCTTCCTCGCCGCGATCACCGCGAAGCTGGCGGCCGCCGACATGGGCGTCAATCCGGTCTCGGCCTTCTATCACGATCATCTGTTCGTGCCGGCGGATCGGGCGGAGGAAGCGCTGGCGATATTGGGGCAGCTTGCGGCGGAGAGCGGTGCCTGA
- a CDS encoding bestrophin family ion channel yields MIVRPRPTFLQLFFIMRGSVVPRILPQIFGFAIYSAVILLVARHFQLDLSAFSIAPFGLVGVTLSIYLSFRNNAAYDRWWEARKLWGGLVFEIRNLARATTSLIGDRAEQRALLMEALAFCHLLRGQLRRIDSIEDARAFIGDEVDKAAARANPAEDMVRRMGRRANARREAGALDPIGFRILDERLAAIAAIQAGCERIAGTPLPFAYTLLLHRTAYVVCLLLPFGLVSATGWATPLFTALIAYTFFGLDALSEELEDPFGIEANDLALDGLCRVCEISVFEALDETPPKMIAADKFYFS; encoded by the coding sequence ATGATCGTCCGCCCGCGCCCGACATTCCTGCAATTGTTCTTCATCATGCGCGGCTCGGTGGTGCCGCGCATCCTGCCGCAGATTTTCGGCTTCGCCATCTACTCGGCGGTCATCCTGCTCGTGGCACGGCACTTCCAGCTCGATCTCAGCGCCTTCAGCATCGCGCCTTTCGGGCTCGTCGGAGTGACGCTGTCGATCTATCTGTCGTTCCGCAACAACGCCGCCTATGACCGCTGGTGGGAGGCGCGTAAGCTCTGGGGCGGGCTGGTCTTCGAGATCCGCAACTTGGCGCGCGCCACCACCAGCCTGATCGGCGACCGCGCCGAGCAGCGCGCGCTGCTGATGGAGGCGCTTGCCTTCTGCCATCTGCTGCGCGGGCAATTGCGCCGGATCGACAGCATAGAGGACGCGCGCGCCTTCATCGGCGACGAGGTCGACAAGGCCGCCGCCCGCGCCAACCCTGCCGAAGACATGGTCCGCCGCATGGGCCGGCGCGCCAATGCGCGACGCGAGGCCGGCGCGCTCGACCCGATCGGCTTCCGCATCCTCGATGAAAGGCTGGCCGCGATCGCCGCCATCCAGGCCGGCTGCGAGCGCATCGCCGGCACGCCCCTGCCCTTTGCATACACGCTTCTGCTGCATCGCACGGCCTATGTCGTCTGCCTGCTTCTGCCGTTCGGGCTGGTCTCGGCCACGGGCTGGGCGACGCCGCTGTTCACGGCGCTGATCGCCTACACCTTCTTCGGCCTCGATGCGCTGTCGGAAGAGCTCGAGGATCCGTTCGGCATCGAGGCGAACGACTTGGCGCTGGACGGCCTCTGCCGCGTTTGTGAGATTTCCGTGTTCGAGGCGCTGGACGAGACACCGCCGAAGATGATCGCGGCCGACAAGTTCTATTTCTCGTAG
- a CDS encoding DoxX family protein yields the protein MSISEAAPASQGAVWAGRALSAVVVLFMIFDGVIKLPPLDIVTQTMNGLGWPADPNIARLIGVIGLISTALYALPRTSVLGAILLTAYMGGAISTHVRIGNPLFSHTLFGVYLGVILWGGLYLRDARVRALIPSRR from the coding sequence ATGAGCATCTCCGAAGCCGCGCCTGCCTCGCAAGGCGCTGTGTGGGCCGGGCGCGCGCTCAGCGCCGTGGTCGTCCTGTTCATGATCTTCGACGGCGTCATCAAGCTGCCGCCGCTCGATATCGTCACGCAGACGATGAACGGGCTCGGCTGGCCGGCCGATCCGAACATCGCACGGCTGATCGGGGTCATCGGGCTGATCTCGACCGCGCTCTATGCCTTGCCGCGCACCTCGGTGCTCGGTGCGATCCTGCTCACCGCCTATATGGGCGGCGCGATTTCGACGCATGTGCGAATCGGCAACCCGCTCTTCTCGCACACGCTGTTCGGGGTCTATCTCGGCGTTATCCTGTGGGGCGGGCTCTATCTGCGCGACGCAAGAGTGCGGGCGCTGATCCCGTCCAGGCGATAA
- a CDS encoding YMGG-like glycine zipper-containing protein: MKKAITILVLTMALGACSQTEKGAAIGGLGGAAVGAAVAGDPVEGAVVGGAVGAVAGALIGHASEAGQCRYRDRYGRVYVARCPSGY; encoded by the coding sequence ATGAAGAAAGCAATTACCATTCTGGTTCTGACGATGGCCTTGGGCGCCTGCTCGCAGACGGAAAAGGGCGCGGCGATCGGCGGCCTGGGCGGCGCGGCGGTCGGTGCCGCGGTGGCCGGCGATCCGGTCGAAGGCGCGGTTGTGGGCGGTGCCGTCGGCGCCGTCGCCGGCGCATTGATCGGCCACGCCAGCGAGGCCGGCCAGTGCCGCTACCGCGACCGCTACGGGCGCGTCTATGTGGCGCGCTGCCCGTCCGGCTATTGA
- the rpsP gene encoding 30S ribosomal protein S16: MALKIRLARAGSKKRPYYHVVVADARSPRDGRFIESLGSWNPLLPKDGERVKVDADRVKHWLSHGAQPTDRVLRFLDEAGLAKREARSNPNKALPGKKAQERSALLKKAQEDAAAAAAAATAAPAEAEAATAE; this comes from the coding sequence ATGGCACTGAAGATCAGACTGGCCCGTGCGGGCTCGAAGAAGCGTCCTTACTACCACGTCGTCGTTGCCGACGCCCGCTCGCCGCGCGACGGCCGTTTCATCGAGTCGCTGGGTTCCTGGAACCCGCTGCTGCCGAAGGACGGCGAGCGCGTCAAGGTCGACGCCGACCGCGTCAAGCACTGGCTGTCGCACGGCGCCCAGCCGACCGACCGCGTGCTGCGCTTCCTTGACGAAGCCGGCCTTGCCAAGCGCGAAGCCCGCTCGAACCCGAACAAGGCGCTGCCCGGCAAAAAGGCGCAGGAGCGTTCCGCCCTGCTGAAGAAGGCTCAGGAAGATGCGGCCGCTGCCGCCGCCGCGGCGACCGCCGCGCCCGCCGAGGCTGAAGCCGCCACCGCCGAGTAA
- a CDS encoding chorismate mutase, with product MNEEKDMADARAILAGYRASIDNIDAALIHMLAERFRCTKAVGVLKAEHGLPPADPAREQQQIARLRQLAKDANLDPDFAEKFLNFVVREVIRHHEQIAASNGAAKAG from the coding sequence ATGAACGAGGAGAAAGACATGGCCGACGCACGCGCCATCCTGGCCGGCTACCGAGCCTCGATCGACAACATCGACGCCGCCCTCATCCATATGCTGGCCGAACGCTTCCGCTGCACCAAGGCGGTCGGCGTTCTGAAGGCCGAGCATGGCCTGCCGCCGGCCGACCCGGCGCGCGAGCAGCAGCAGATCGCCCGCCTTCGTCAGCTGGCGAAGGATGCTAATCTCGACCCGGATTTCGCGGAGAAGTTCCTGAACTTCGTCGTCCGTGAAGTGATCCGCCACCACGAACAGATCGCCGCTTCCAACGGCGCTGCCAAAGCCGGCTAA
- the ffh gene encoding signal recognition particle protein produces MFESLQERLGSILNGLTGRGALSEADVSAALREVRRALLEADVALEVVRSFTDKVREKAVGAAVLKSIKPGQMVVKIVHDELVEMLGAEGVAIDLNAPAPVVVMMVGLQGSGKTTTSAKIAKRLTERQNKKVLMASLDTRRPAAQEQLRQLGEQTKVATLPIIAGQSPVDIAKRAVQAAKLGGHDVVILDTAGRTHIDEPLMVEMADIKKVSSPHEILLVADSLTGQDAVNLAKSFDERVGITGLVLTRMDGDGRGGAALSMRAVTGKPIKLIGTGEKMDGLEEFHPKRIADRILGMGDIVSLVEKAAETIDAEQAAAMAKKMQSGKFDLNDLAQQLQQMSKMGGMGGIMGMMPGMGKMKDQLAAAGLDDKMFGRQLAIISSMTKAERANPDILKHSRKKRIAAGSGTDAAEINKLLKMHRGMADMMKAMGGKGKGGGLMRGMMGGLASKMGLGGMMPGGGMPDLSKMDPKQLEALQKQAQAAGLGKGLPGGLPGGLPGGGLPGLPGGMKLPGLPGLGGGGLPGLGKKK; encoded by the coding sequence ATGTTTGAATCACTCCAGGAACGCCTTGGTTCGATCCTGAACGGCCTGACCGGTCGCGGCGCGCTGTCCGAGGCGGATGTCTCGGCGGCGCTGCGCGAGGTGCGCCGTGCGCTGCTCGAGGCCGACGTCGCGCTGGAAGTGGTTCGCTCCTTCACCGACAAGGTGCGCGAGAAGGCGGTCGGCGCCGCGGTGCTGAAGTCGATCAAGCCCGGACAGATGGTCGTCAAGATCGTCCATGACGAGCTGGTCGAGATGCTGGGCGCCGAAGGCGTCGCCATCGACCTCAACGCGCCGGCGCCCGTCGTCGTCATGATGGTCGGCCTGCAGGGCTCCGGCAAGACGACGACCTCGGCCAAGATCGCCAAGCGGCTGACCGAGCGCCAGAACAAGAAAGTCCTGATGGCCTCGCTCGACACGCGGCGGCCCGCAGCGCAAGAGCAGCTGCGCCAGCTCGGCGAGCAGACCAAGGTCGCGACGCTGCCGATCATCGCCGGCCAGAGCCCGGTCGACATCGCCAAGCGCGCCGTGCAGGCGGCCAAGCTCGGCGGCCATGACGTGGTCATCCTCGACACCGCCGGCCGCACCCATATCGACGAGCCGCTGATGGTCGAGATGGCCGACATCAAGAAGGTGTCGAGCCCGCACGAGATCCTGCTGGTCGCCGATTCGCTGACCGGCCAGGACGCCGTCAACCTGGCGAAGAGCTTCGACGAGCGCGTCGGCATCACCGGCCTGGTGTTGACCCGCATGGACGGCGACGGCCGCGGCGGCGCCGCGCTCTCGATGCGCGCCGTCACCGGCAAGCCGATCAAGCTCATCGGCACCGGCGAAAAGATGGACGGGCTGGAGGAATTCCATCCCAAGCGCATCGCCGACCGCATCCTCGGCATGGGCGACATCGTCTCGCTCGTCGAGAAGGCTGCCGAGACCATCGACGCCGAGCAGGCGGCGGCGATGGCCAAGAAGATGCAGTCGGGCAAGTTCGACCTGAACGACCTCGCCCAGCAGCTTCAGCAGATGTCGAAGATGGGCGGGATGGGCGGCATCATGGGCATGATGCCAGGCATGGGCAAGATGAAGGACCAGCTCGCCGCCGCCGGCCTCGACGACAAGATGTTCGGCCGCCAGCTCGCCATCATCTCCTCGATGACCAAGGCCGAGCGCGCCAACCCCGATATCCTCAAGCACTCGCGCAAGAAGCGCATCGCCGCCGGCTCCGGCACCGACGCGGCCGAGATCAACAAGCTCTTGAAAATGCATCGCGGCATGGCCGACATGATGAAGGCGATGGGCGGCAAGGGCAAAGGCGGCGGCCTGATGCGCGGCATGATGGGTGGCCTTGCCTCGAAGATGGGGCTTGGCGGCATGATGCCTGGCGGCGGCATGCCCGACCTCTCCAAGATGGACCCGAAGCAGCTGGAGGCTTTGCAGAAGCAGGCGCAGGCCGCCGGCCTCGGCAAGGGCCTGCCGGGCGGCTTGCCCGGTGGACTTCCCGGTGGCGGACTGCCGGGCCTGCCAGGCGGCATGAAGCTTCCGGGTCTCCCCGGCCTGGGCGGTGGCGGGCTCCCTGGCCTCGGTAAGAAGAAGTGA
- a CDS encoding type II CAAX endopeptidase family protein, whose amino-acid sequence MTIENAAFEGYRRSPNEKTTLLRLFFGSPIIIAFWMAMTALVLFAGTYIYIVWRLPGPSTGRYMQDFLASPVGILSALTSFAGIWIGLWVAMRFVHGEPLSALFGASRRIAGGDFLKGLVAVLITSLFSEVLLYWLQPEITRGPIAFSSWLLFLIPIVLLAFLQTSSEEMLFRGYLVRGLAYRFRSPWIWALLPGLLFTSLHWNSASTFAINACVLVSIGAFALLLTLLVYVTGNLGAGFGAHLGNNLTGFLLISHQEGYNGFALLNAKPLEGPGWTNWDAVLIAAIGIVSTLLTMLLLVHRRSPLRVGANRESLG is encoded by the coding sequence GTGACCATCGAGAATGCCGCCTTCGAGGGCTATCGCCGCTCGCCGAACGAAAAGACCACTTTGCTGCGCCTGTTCTTCGGGTCGCCGATCATCATCGCCTTCTGGATGGCGATGACGGCTCTGGTGCTCTTTGCCGGCACCTATATCTACATCGTCTGGCGCCTGCCCGGACCCTCGACCGGGCGGTACATGCAGGATTTCTTGGCCTCGCCCGTCGGCATCTTGAGCGCCCTGACCTCTTTTGCCGGCATCTGGATCGGCTTGTGGGTGGCGATGCGCTTCGTTCACGGCGAGCCGCTGTCCGCGCTGTTCGGCGCCAGCCGCCGCATCGCCGGCGGCGATTTCCTCAAGGGGCTGGTCGCAGTGCTGATCACCTCGCTCTTCTCCGAAGTGCTGCTCTATTGGCTGCAGCCGGAAATCACGCGCGGACCGATCGCCTTTTCGTCCTGGCTGCTCTTCCTGATCCCGATCGTGCTGCTGGCCTTCCTGCAGACCTCGTCGGAGGAAATGCTGTTTCGCGGCTACCTGGTGCGCGGCCTCGCCTATCGCTTCCGGAGCCCGTGGATCTGGGCGCTGCTGCCGGGCCTGCTGTTCACCTCGCTGCACTGGAACTCGGCCTCGACTTTTGCCATCAATGCCTGCGTCCTGGTCTCGATCGGCGCCTTCGCCCTGCTGCTCACGCTGCTTGTCTATGTCACCGGCAATCTCGGCGCTGGTTTCGGTGCCCATCTCGGCAACAACCTCACCGGCTTCCTGCTGATCTCGCACCAGGAGGGCTATAATGGCTTCGCCCTGCTCAACGCCAAGCCGCTCGAAGGCCCCGGCTGGACGAACTGGGACGCCGTGCTGATCGCCGCGATCGGTATCGTCAGCACGCTTTTGACGATGCTTTTGCTTGTGCACCGGCGCTCGCCGCTGCGGGTCGGGGCGAACAGGGAAAGCCTCGGTTGA
- a CDS encoding DUF1236 domain-containing protein, producing the protein MKRMLFPALAGALLAMSGAAFADTPVAAVTDLNVRAGPGPQYPVVGVLAAGQSATLTGCIEGSKWCTIAEAGGKGWVYSDYVTADFGGSRVVVTRRPANADIAVVAPPTDDVYTRDTYTGAIVSNDDAIESIGRPPAEVGTYVTEHRVDPVYLDGEVVTGATLPDTVELREIPDYRYRYVYVNNQPALVDPGTRRIVYVMR; encoded by the coding sequence ATGAAACGCATGTTGTTTCCGGCGCTTGCCGGTGCGCTGCTCGCCATGTCGGGCGCCGCTTTCGCCGATACCCCCGTCGCGGCCGTGACGGACTTGAATGTCCGCGCCGGGCCGGGTCCGCAATACCCAGTCGTCGGCGTGCTGGCGGCCGGCCAGTCGGCCACGCTTACCGGCTGCATCGAAGGCAGCAAATGGTGCACCATCGCCGAAGCCGGCGGCAAGGGTTGGGTCTATTCCGACTATGTGACGGCCGACTTCGGCGGCAGCCGCGTTGTCGTCACCCGTCGCCCGGCCAATGCCGATATCGCCGTCGTGGCGCCGCCGACCGATGACGTCTACACCAGGGACACCTACACCGGCGCCATCGTCTCCAATGATGACGCCATCGAGTCGATCGGCAGACCGCCGGCCGAGGTTGGAACCTATGTCACCGAGCACCGGGTCGATCCGGTCTATCTCGACGGCGAGGTGGTGACCGGCGCGACGCTGCCCGACACGGTCGAGCTGCGCGAGATCCCCGATTACCGGTATCGCTACGTTTATGTGAACAACCAGCCGGCGCTGGTCGATCCGGGCACGAGGCGTATCGTCTATGTGATGCGCTGA
- a CDS encoding putative zinc-binding metallopeptidase yields the protein MKLFDCPNCGHRLYFENAQCLNCSSLVLYDPEQAKFVLSGEGGVLPCGNADECACNWRAENGRTFCRACALNQVIPDLSIDGNRRRWIRVEAAKKRAVYSLLALGLPVTPKADAGDETGLAFDFLADPIGAGPGGERILTGHDNGLITLNVAEADSAERERRRIEMGENYRTLLGHFRHELGHYYWDRLVRDDPAYLSAFRALFGDERTDYEQALQAYYANGAPPDWQQRHISAYATSHPWEDWAETFAHHLHITDTLEMVHALNLPLGRLETVGDGDLPRADTGGHLQPAPGDPDPVQEPFERILARWLVLSEASNSINRCMGLPDLYPFVISEVSARKLAFVNDLLTGARKKPGTIREPAAALQPERIDPCFVSEP from the coding sequence ATGAAGCTTTTCGACTGTCCAAACTGCGGGCACCGCCTTTATTTCGAGAATGCCCAGTGTCTGAACTGTTCCAGCCTGGTGCTCTACGACCCGGAGCAGGCGAAATTCGTGCTCAGCGGCGAGGGCGGCGTCCTTCCATGTGGCAACGCCGATGAATGCGCGTGCAACTGGCGGGCCGAGAACGGCCGGACCTTCTGCCGCGCCTGCGCTCTCAATCAGGTCATTCCCGACCTTTCCATCGACGGCAACCGCAGGCGCTGGATCCGGGTCGAAGCGGCGAAGAAGCGTGCCGTCTACTCCCTGCTCGCCCTCGGCCTTCCGGTTACGCCCAAGGCCGATGCGGGCGACGAGACCGGTCTGGCCTTCGACTTTCTCGCCGACCCGATCGGCGCCGGTCCAGGCGGGGAACGCATCCTGACCGGCCATGACAACGGATTGATCACGCTCAACGTCGCCGAGGCCGATTCCGCCGAGCGCGAGCGCCGGCGCATCGAGATGGGCGAGAATTACCGCACCTTGCTCGGCCATTTCCGCCATGAACTCGGCCACTATTATTGGGACCGGCTGGTCCGTGACGATCCCGCATATCTTTCGGCTTTCCGCGCGCTCTTCGGCGACGAGCGGACCGATTACGAGCAGGCCTTGCAGGCCTACTACGCCAACGGCGCGCCGCCGGACTGGCAGCAGCGCCACATCTCCGCCTACGCCACGTCCCATCCCTGGGAGGATTGGGCCGAGACCTTCGCGCACCATCTGCACATCACCGACACGCTCGAGATGGTGCATGCGCTGAATCTTCCGCTCGGCCGGCTGGAAACCGTCGGCGACGGCGACCTGCCGCGCGCCGATACCGGCGGACATTTGCAGCCGGCGCCTGGCGATCCAGATCCGGTGCAGGAGCCGTTCGAGAGGATCCTCGCCCGCTGGCTGGTGCTTTCGGAGGCCTCCAATTCGATCAACCGCTGCATGGGACTGCCGGACCTCTACCCCTTCGTGATTTCCGAGGTGTCGGCGCGAAAACTGGCCTTCGTGAACGACCTTCTGACCGGCGCGCGGAAAAAGCCTGGAACAATTCGTGAGCCGGCAGCGGCACTTCAGCCGGAACGCATAGATCCCTGTTTCGTTTCCGAGCCCTAG